ATGAATCTTACCTCAGTTATTTGTCTAGAAGAGTACAGGGTAGGTTGACAGTCCCTTATCAGTATTCTCTCTCTCGTCCTAGTCTCTACAAAATGAAATTGATTGAATGTCCCTCTAGCTAAAAGTAAGGCTCCTACAACGATCAGAACAGGACCAACATATCTTTCTGTATTACCCTCTGTATGTCTCTCTAAATTCTGGAAAGTAACCGAGGTTACAATGACGCCAAACACCAGTAAGGCAAGTCCAGAAATTATGTAACATAATGCGTTACCAATTAAGAGAAGACAGGGGTTCTCGTACTGAATGTATCTAGCCGTGGCTGGTATATTCCTCCAAGTAATTACAGTCTGTGTCTGTGTACTTGTATGCATACCtagcaaagaaagaaaaaaacgtaattttacCTTGAAAAAGTCATATCTAAAATACgacatctatttttttatttactttctttGATCAAGCTTCTATGTGATTGCGGGGAAACAAACGAGTCGACTACATATAACAAAATCATTGTAAAATTTGTCAGAGCAATTGATAAAGACAAAGGTCATGTATTTGTGTTTCTCTTGTCATGACAACATGCCCGTTTCCCTTCCTCGTTTATGAGAAAAATGCTAAAAAATCAGATAAGCATGAGTCAAATGAACATAACATGAATAGTGTATCCGAATAGAAGGCTCTTCAgaagatctttaaaaaaacatgatgTACCAATAGTAAACGGGGTTTTAACTCTTTCAAAGTGCCcgaggttgtggatgctttatcctcttttagcaaaaacatgttgttttttatgatattttaacaaAGCTAAACTACACTTCCCTCTACACTAATGTATCGCCGGATGCCGAATATAACAGTATGTTTACTTGCAATGAGCAACACAACGTTTAACACtagtggatcaggatctgcttacgagggtattaccagctcagtagtcagcacttcggtgttgacatgaatatcaattacatgtatatggtcattttttataaatttcctgtttacaaaactttgaattttcttatagcaggagtagattaccttagccgtatttggcacaactttttggaattttggatcctcaatgctcttcaactttgtacttgtttggcttttaaactgttttgatatgagcgtcaatcatgagacttatgtagacgaaacgcgcgtctggtttattaaattttaatcctggtacctttgataactattttacccTACCGGAGTACATGTTTTCATCCTCAGTTTTTTGGGGGCGTGGTCCCAAACAAGTTTCCTGTGTAGCACTTTGTTCACCtgttattttttctctctcttaGTGGCCATAATGTTGTCTCGTTCTtctgatattttttgtattgtcCCCTTGTTATCTAAGTCGCTTTTTGAAGCAAATACTTTACGTAAACAGAAAATTCTCTTATTTTATTTGGTCTCatctcatttaaatattttaaataatttgagaaGGCATTTGGCATTAGGCGTATTAAAAAATTGTTTAAGTGCACcggtaaatctaaaaaaaatggtCGTCTGTCTAATGATTGGTCAATTGTGGTATTGTGTTGATTTGAATTAGATGGATTTAGTATTGTCAGCACACAACACTCTTTATAAAGGAA
This genomic window from Mytilus galloprovincialis chromosome 9, xbMytGall1.hap1.1, whole genome shotgun sequence contains:
- the LOC143047051 gene encoding uncharacterized protein LOC143047051, with amino-acid sequence MHTSTQTQTVITWRNIPATARYIQYENPCLLLIGNALCYIISGLALLVFGVIVTSVTFQNLERHTEGNTERYVGPVLIVVGALLLARGTFNQFHFVETRTRERILIRDCQPTLYSSRQITECSSTTATMCSVSVNEENNQNGRLPTNEDPPPYEVVIADQCLPDSPDTFDIVRITHRWQDELVTTSEGSVASPSNGSEPPSYEEYMKRVSEAQNDT